The following proteins are co-located in the Gloeocapsa sp. PCC 7428 genome:
- a CDS encoding peroxidase family protein — protein sequence MKRRSTAKDGLRNNIEYYVLTHFKWFWNLVQKNNYLKRKINKFLINNAIYKIPTRPYPFSTMAPYTSWDSLTDRRYSGRHLPPVERDYEKLPSPEAIAENLFLRKGNAILSPKSTLLFSYFAQWFTDGFLRTDRNNNLKNTSNHEIDISPLYGLNQNITNILRLHQGGKLRYQTINGEDYPLYYFENGQVREEFKDLPAPIFREEWTTPAQKNHLFAMGNERGNVQIGYVMMNTLFLREHNRICDVLAQAYKDWDDERLFQTARNIVIVLLIKIVIEEYINHITPYHFKFILDPTAFTNEKWYRQNWMTVEFNLLYRWHSLVPDKVVLDNEEIPIAKTQWNNDLITDKGLGILFDAASKQPAGDIGLHNTPHFILNTDANSIKLGRDTKLASYNDYREMCKFPRVTNFNQITEDEGTQKDLKALYGHVDNIEYYVGLFAEDTRPNSALSPLIGRLVGIDAFSQALTNPLLAENVFNEKTFSPIGMKIIQDTQSLAEILHRNIPSTDKRFLVSMTQVN from the coding sequence ATGAAGAGAAGGAGTACCGCAAAAGACGGCTTGAGAAATAATATTGAGTACTATGTTTTAACGCACTTCAAGTGGTTTTGGAACTTAGTACAAAAAAACAATTACCTCAAACGCAAAATCAATAAATTCCTCATCAACAACGCCATTTATAAAATTCCGACTCGTCCGTATCCCTTCAGCACAATGGCACCTTATACATCATGGGATTCGTTAACCGATAGAAGATATAGCGGACGACATTTACCTCCCGTTGAGCGAGATTACGAGAAATTACCATCACCGGAAGCGATCGCCGAAAATTTATTTTTGCGTAAAGGTAACGCAATTTTATCTCCCAAATCTACGCTGTTGTTTTCTTACTTTGCGCAGTGGTTTACTGATGGTTTTTTACGGACTGATAGAAATAATAACCTAAAAAATACTTCTAATCATGAAATTGATATCAGCCCACTGTATGGATTAAATCAAAATATTACTAATATTTTAAGACTGCATCAAGGAGGTAAGTTACGCTATCAAACAATCAATGGTGAAGACTATCCTCTTTACTACTTTGAAAACGGACAAGTCAGGGAAGAATTTAAAGACTTACCTGCACCAATTTTTCGGGAAGAATGGACGACTCCAGCGCAGAAGAACCACCTATTTGCCATGGGTAACGAACGCGGTAACGTTCAGATTGGCTATGTAATGATGAATACCCTGTTTCTAAGGGAACATAATCGTATCTGTGATGTTTTGGCACAAGCGTATAAGGATTGGGATGACGAACGACTCTTTCAAACCGCGAGAAATATTGTTATTGTCTTGCTGATTAAAATTGTGATTGAAGAGTATATCAATCACATCACTCCGTATCACTTCAAGTTCATTCTCGATCCCACTGCATTTACAAACGAAAAGTGGTATCGCCAAAATTGGATGACAGTAGAGTTCAACTTATTGTATCGCTGGCACAGTCTTGTACCAGATAAAGTTGTGCTAGATAACGAAGAAATTCCTATAGCAAAAACACAATGGAATAATGATTTAATTACAGATAAAGGCTTAGGAATACTATTCGACGCTGCCTCTAAGCAACCTGCTGGCGATATTGGCTTGCACAACACTCCTCACTTTATTCTTAACACTGACGCCAACAGTATTAAGTTAGGGCGCGACACCAAATTAGCAAGTTACAACGACTACAGAGAAATGTGCAAGTTTCCCAGAGTGACCAACTTCAATCAAATCACAGAAGATGAAGGAACGCAAAAGGATCTTAAAGCCTTATACGGTCATGTTGATAACATTGAATATTACGTAGGACTGTTTGCGGAAGATACACGCCCAAATTCTGCTTTGTCTCCTTTGATTGGCAGACTTGTCGGTATTGATGCCTTTTCGCAAGCGTTGACGAATCCTTTACTTGCGGAAAACGTGTTTAACGAAAAAACCTTCTCTCCGATTGGAATGAAAATTATTCAAGATACTCAAAGTCTTGCAGAGATCCTGCATCGTAATATTCCATCAACAGATAAGCGCTTTCTGGTTTCGATGACACAAGTGAACTGA
- the uvsE gene encoding UV DNA damage repair endonuclease UvsE: MTAVELNNLPKTASAVRSPQPNLGLVCVTFSKEVRFRTITRTRYLTLSESQRESTLKDIYTDNLNRLHKALSFCQQHNIKLYRASSSLFPLNDWEDQIGAQVLEQMRDELGKIGQRAAELGIRIVLHPDQYVVLSSDSPSVVQSSMQILQRHSQDLDLLGLPRSHWSLMNIHGGKAQRPEQLIQVVNDLPAEIKSRLTFENDEYAYSAREILEVCQRTGVPMVFDAHHHICHEKLSSYEDPSVAEMFYAARDTWENPDWQLVHISNGETAFNDRKHSNLITTMPSVYREAPWIEVEAKAKEDAIALLQKEWLVASYEC, translated from the coding sequence ATGACAGCAGTTGAGCTAAATAATTTGCCTAAGACAGCTTCAGCAGTGCGATCGCCGCAACCGAATCTTGGTTTAGTATGTGTCACCTTTTCTAAAGAAGTCCGCTTCCGCACAATTACGCGTACGCGTTATCTCACACTCAGTGAAAGCCAACGGGAAAGCACGCTCAAAGATATTTACACTGATAATCTTAACCGCCTTCACAAAGCGCTTTCGTTTTGTCAGCAACACAACATCAAGCTTTACCGCGCTTCCTCAAGTTTATTTCCCTTGAATGATTGGGAAGATCAAATCGGCGCACAAGTTTTAGAACAAATGCGCGATGAGTTGGGTAAAATCGGACAACGTGCCGCAGAATTAGGAATTCGGATCGTGCTGCATCCCGATCAGTACGTTGTATTAAGTTCCGATTCCCCTAGCGTTGTGCAATCAAGTATGCAAATTTTGCAACGGCATTCACAAGATTTAGACTTATTAGGATTACCGCGATCGCATTGGTCATTAATGAATATTCATGGTGGTAAAGCGCAACGTCCAGAACAACTTATTCAAGTTGTGAACGACTTACCAGCGGAAATCAAAAGCCGTTTAACGTTTGAGAACGATGAATATGCTTATAGCGCTAGGGAAATTTTAGAAGTGTGTCAACGTACGGGCGTACCCATGGTGTTTGACGCGCATCATCATATTTGTCATGAAAAATTAAGTAGCTACGAAGATCCCTCAGTTGCAGAAATGTTTTATGCAGCGCGCGACACTTGGGAAAATCCCGATTGGCAATTGGTGCATATTTCCAACGGCGAAACTGCTTTTAACGATCGCAAGCACAGTAACTTAATTACAACAATGCCAAGCGTCTACCGCGAAGCCCCCTGGATCGAAGTTGAAGCCAAAGCCAAAGAAGACGCGATCGCCCTATTACAAAAAGAGTGGTTAGTGGCTAGTTATGAGTGTTGA
- a CDS encoding Hsp70 family protein, protein MAIAIDFGTSNTCIARWNPITQKPETISLAGLSVQQGLNPPLVPSLVYVEDAAQKKVIVGQAVRDRGLDLTSNPRFFRSFKRGIGSDIQGFLPELDGETITFEQVGQWFLTQIITTLNAETPDVANSLVLTVPVDSFEAYRYWLGAVCQSLAVEQVRLIDEPTAAALGYGLADRENLLVVDFGGGTLDLSLVKLDGSGQSGQKPLGFVLKWGDKLFSEKSGQKPKTARVLAKAGQNLGGSDIDNWLVDYFAATQGLVVNSLTTRLAEKLKIQLSTQPQASEVYFNDETFESYQLELDRASLENILQEHAFFERLDESMMQLLQQARRQGLEVADINAVLLVGGTAQMPAVQTWIQQYFDAAKIRCEKPFEAIAQGALQLSQGIEIKDFLYHSYGVRYWDRRQNGHKWHPLIKAGQPYPMSEPVELVLGASVENQPSIELIIGELGQETGGTEVYFDGDRLVTRRLDSGQSQVKPLNDQDGARSIAQLTPPGYPGSDRVKVLFQVDQQRFLRITVEDLFTNQILLQNQLVAQLS, encoded by the coding sequence ATGGCGATCGCAATTGATTTTGGTACGAGTAACACTTGCATAGCGCGTTGGAACCCCATAACGCAAAAGCCAGAAACAATCAGTTTAGCGGGGCTTTCGGTACAACAAGGGTTAAATCCGCCTTTGGTTCCGAGTTTGGTGTATGTGGAAGATGCAGCCCAAAAAAAGGTCATTGTCGGACAAGCGGTACGCGATCGCGGACTTGATCTTACAAGTAACCCGCGATTTTTCCGCAGCTTCAAACGCGGAATTGGTAGCGACATTCAAGGATTTCTTCCCGAACTTGATGGCGAGACGATCACTTTTGAGCAAGTCGGACAATGGTTTTTAACACAAATCATCACAACGCTCAATGCAGAAACTCCTGATGTTGCTAATTCTCTCGTGTTGACTGTACCTGTCGATAGCTTTGAGGCTTATCGTTACTGGTTAGGAGCCGTTTGTCAATCGCTAGCAGTCGAACAGGTGCGGCTAATTGATGAACCAACTGCTGCTGCTTTAGGTTATGGTTTAGCCGATCGAGAGAATTTACTCGTTGTTGACTTTGGCGGTGGAACTCTCGATTTATCTTTGGTAAAGCTCGATGGGAGTGGACAATCAGGGCAAAAACCATTAGGCTTTGTGCTGAAATGGGGCGATAAGTTATTTAGCGAAAAATCAGGGCAAAAACCCAAGACGGCGCGGGTACTTGCCAAAGCAGGGCAAAATCTTGGTGGTTCTGATATTGATAATTGGTTAGTTGATTACTTTGCTGCGACGCAGGGTTTAGTTGTCAATTCCTTAACAACACGACTTGCAGAAAAATTAAAGATTCAATTATCAACGCAACCGCAAGCAAGTGAAGTTTACTTTAATGACGAAACCTTTGAAAGTTATCAACTAGAGTTAGACCGTGCGAGTTTAGAAAATATTTTGCAAGAACACGCATTTTTTGAACGATTAGATGAATCAATGATGCAACTTTTGCAACAAGCACGACGACAAGGGCTAGAAGTTGCTGATATTAATGCCGTGTTACTCGTCGGTGGTACAGCACAAATGCCTGCTGTACAAACGTGGATACAACAGTATTTTGATGCGGCAAAAATTCGCTGCGAAAAACCTTTTGAAGCGATCGCACAAGGTGCTTTACAACTCAGTCAAGGAATAGAAATTAAAGATTTTCTTTATCACAGCTATGGCGTGCGCTATTGGGATCGACGCCAAAACGGTCATAAATGGCATCCTCTGATTAAAGCTGGACAACCTTATCCGATGAGCGAGCCAGTAGAACTCGTTTTAGGTGCTTCCGTAGAAAATCAGCCGAGCATTGAATTAATTATCGGCGAACTGGGGCAAGAAACGGGCGGAACCGAAGTTTATTTTGATGGCGATCGCCTCGTGACACGTCGTCTCGACAGCGGACAAAGCCAAGTCAAACCGCTCAACGATCAAGATGGGGCGCGATCAATTGCTCAACTAACGCCGCCAGGTTATCCAGGAAGCGATCGCGTTAAAGTATTATTTCAAGTCGATCAGCAGCGGTTTTTACGTATTACAGTTGAGGATCTATTCACAAATCAAATCTTGTTGCAAAATCAACTTGTTGCTCAATTAAGTTAA
- a CDS encoding ferritin-like domain-containing protein, protein MGKVALQMVEQAGIDVKELLDKLVRAASAEFTTYYYYTILRANAIGLEGEGLKEIIEDARLEDRNHFEALVPRIYELGGELPRDIRDFANLAACPDAYLPDRRHNNGDATPRVGFTSGGSDESQTAVLEAKQAVEQGDIRPLLQVLVEAERCAIRVYTDICNMTFGKDHRTYELSLAILNEEIEHEAWFSEFLGEGPSGHFRRGAPGESPYTSRFLVVPHNHS, encoded by the coding sequence ATGGGTAAAGTTGCACTACAGATGGTGGAACAAGCTGGAATTGATGTCAAAGAACTTTTAGACAAGTTAGTCCGCGCCGCGTCAGCAGAGTTTACCACCTACTATTACTACACAATTTTGCGTGCGAATGCGATCGGTTTAGAGGGCGAAGGACTCAAAGAAATTATCGAAGATGCGCGACTTGAAGATCGCAACCACTTTGAAGCACTCGTTCCCCGCATTTACGAGTTAGGCGGTGAGTTACCGCGTGATATTCGTGACTTCGCAAATCTAGCAGCTTGCCCAGATGCTTATCTTCCAGATCGTCGTCATAATAATGGCGATGCTACCCCCCGCGTTGGATTTACAAGTGGCGGCAGCGACGAGTCACAAACCGCAGTTCTCGAAGCTAAACAAGCAGTAGAACAAGGCGATATTCGTCCACTGTTGCAAGTATTAGTCGAAGCGGAGCGGTGTGCAATTCGTGTCTATACTGATATCTGCAACATGACATTTGGTAAAGATCACCGCACGTACGAGTTATCGCTTGCGATTCTCAACGAAGAAATAGAACACGAAGCTTGGTTTAGTGAATTCTTAGGAGAAGGACCATCAGGACACTTCCGGCGAGGTGCGCCAGGAGAATCACCCTATACTTCTAGGTTCTTAGTCGTACCTCACAATCATAGTTAA
- a CDS encoding Rieske 2Fe-2S domain-containing protein, which yields MCYVTVATVDDIPPGTTKLVQVEGLPILIVNDRGQFYALQGLCGHQKLSLAKATVWQGIIDCPWHHFQYDIRTGENVYPRCVYPLEALPHLHQQLERLCTYPVRIVEQHVQVKIEHEPLSIAGVRDQG from the coding sequence GTGTGCTACGTCACTGTCGCCACAGTAGACGACATTCCACCAGGGACAACAAAGCTCGTACAAGTAGAAGGTTTACCAATCTTGATCGTCAACGATCGCGGTCAATTTTACGCCTTACAAGGCTTGTGCGGACACCAAAAACTCTCACTTGCAAAAGCTACCGTGTGGCAAGGAATAATCGACTGTCCCTGGCATCATTTTCAATACGATATTCGTACTGGAGAAAACGTTTATCCGCGATGCGTTTATCCTTTAGAAGCTCTACCGCATTTACATCAACAGCTTGAACGATTGTGTACCTATCCCGTGCGCATTGTTGAGCAACACGTGCAGGTAAAAATTGAGCATGAACCACTCAGTATAGCAGGGGTCAGAGATCAGGGTTAA
- a CDS encoding pentapeptide repeat-containing protein — translation MNAEELLKRYAAGERYFPNVDLSHTSLQEVNLSGIVLKRAILEATDLSRSILVGADLNGVILKQATMTATRFNGSHLVGVDLTAANLTGADLSGVNLWRANLNKAILCEANLSRANLDEANLTGADLSKANLSGIQLSKANLTEAVIVDAHLNRANLTETKLMRSHLCGTQLERAELIASDLTAADLSRANLEGANLSEANLSQANLSGANLTGVNLHRANLIAAKAILANLRGANLEQAELITTNLTEADLSWANLSKTNLSGADLHRAILTDVNLNSAILRGANLIDAKLLQVEMNNVDLSWAIVPRVTSH, via the coding sequence ATGAACGCTGAAGAACTCCTGAAGCGATACGCCGCAGGAGAACGCTATTTTCCCAACGTCGATCTGAGTCATACATCCTTACAAGAAGTCAATTTAAGTGGTATAGTCCTCAAACGAGCAATTTTAGAGGCTACAGATTTAAGTCGGTCAATTTTAGTGGGAGCCGACTTGAATGGCGTTATTCTCAAACAAGCTACCATGACGGCGACTCGCTTTAACGGCAGTCATTTAGTCGGAGTAGATTTAACCGCAGCCAATTTAACAGGTGCAGATCTTAGTGGTGTCAATTTGTGGCGCGCAAACCTCAACAAAGCAATATTGTGTGAAGCTAACTTAAGCCGCGCCAATTTAGACGAGGCGAACTTGACTGGAGCAGATTTGAGCAAAGCAAACTTGAGTGGAATTCAATTAAGCAAAGCAAATTTAACCGAAGCCGTCATAGTTGATGCTCATTTAAATCGCGCAAATCTTACAGAAACAAAGTTGATGCGATCGCATTTGTGTGGTACGCAACTAGAACGCGCAGAATTGATTGCCAGTGACTTAACCGCCGCTGATTTGAGTAGAGCAAACTTAGAGGGTGCAAACCTGAGTGAAGCTAACTTATCGCAAGCAAATCTGAGTGGGGCAAACTTAACTGGAGTAAATCTACACCGTGCAAATCTGATCGCCGCTAAAGCAATTTTGGCAAATCTGCGCGGAGCCAATTTAGAGCAAGCAGAACTTATCACCACAAACTTAACCGAAGCGGATTTAAGTTGGGCAAACTTGAGTAAAACAAACTTGAGTGGAGCCGACTTGCACCGCGCAATTCTAACGGATGTTAATCTCAATTCGGCAATTCTGCGGGGAGCCAATTTGATCGATGCCAAGCTATTGCAAGTAGAAATGAACAATGTCGATTTGAGTTGGGCGATCGTACCTCGTGTTACGAGTCATTGA
- a CDS encoding bifunctional 4-hydroxy-2-oxoglutarate aldolase/2-dehydro-3-deoxy-phosphogluconate aldolase — MIKAWLDLVQQNRAIAVIRAIQHEQGYQMAKAVAAGGIELIEVTWNSDRSADLIARLQAELPHCTIGTGTLLDLAQLENAIAAGAKFLFSPHCDTAMIRAAVQQNIPIIPGALSPTEIMTAYTAGASCVKVFPIQAVGGASYIKSLQGPLGHIPLIPTGGVTIANASDFIAAGAIAVGLASELFPKRLVTAGNWQAISQQAKTLMEQLHKIQ; from the coding sequence ATGATCAAGGCTTGGTTAGATTTGGTGCAACAGAATCGGGCGATCGCAGTCATTCGTGCGATTCAACACGAACAAGGCTATCAAATGGCAAAAGCCGTAGCTGCTGGCGGAATTGAGTTAATTGAAGTCACGTGGAACAGCGATCGCAGTGCAGATTTAATCGCGCGCCTGCAAGCTGAGTTACCCCACTGTACGATTGGTACGGGTACACTGCTAGATTTAGCGCAGTTAGAAAATGCGATCGCCGCCGGAGCAAAATTTCTTTTCAGCCCGCATTGCGATACCGCAATGATTCGCGCAGCGGTGCAACAAAATATACCGATTATTCCTGGCGCGCTCTCACCCACAGAAATTATGACTGCTTACACTGCTGGAGCCAGTTGCGTCAAAGTCTTTCCAATCCAAGCGGTAGGAGGTGCAAGCTACATTAAAAGTTTGCAAGGACCGCTCGGACATATACCATTGATTCCGACAGGAGGCGTGACGATTGCAAATGCGTCCGATTTTATTGCAGCCGGAGCGATCGCTGTCGGTTTAGCCAGCGAATTATTTCCTAAGCGCTTAGTTACCGCCGGAAATTGGCAAGCGATTAGTCAACAAGCTAAAACCCTAATGGAGCAACTTCATAAAATTCAATGA
- a CDS encoding DUF2382 domain-containing protein, giving the protein MPLYKLEDFDPNYRESFGGDDIKNLKLYTEGGEEIGAVMTALVDAEGHFRYLVIATGFGAMDKKILLPIGLSRIDYNTNRVTVDGLTKVQVEGLPEYDEQSTVEYDYEEQVRDVYRPLVATAQTNDLTSSTTYNRDSYSYENDSSLYNLNEQNHQTLKLYEERLIASKNRVKTGEVAVGKRIETETAKVAIPLEKERVVIERVSTTESGTVIPGELDFQEGEIVRIEVYEETPEIHKEAFVREEIRIRKIVEQNTVEAEEIIRREELDIDTQGQPNINQTNTIHNDTI; this is encoded by the coding sequence ATGCCGTTGTACAAACTCGAAGACTTCGACCCAAATTATCGAGAAAGCTTCGGTGGCGATGACATTAAGAATTTGAAGCTTTACACCGAAGGAGGAGAAGAAATAGGTGCAGTCATGACTGCCTTAGTTGATGCAGAAGGTCATTTTCGATATTTGGTAATTGCTACAGGCTTCGGGGCTATGGATAAAAAAATCCTACTACCTATAGGACTTTCTCGGATCGACTACAATACAAACCGCGTCACAGTAGATGGTTTAACTAAAGTACAAGTTGAAGGTTTACCAGAATATGATGAACAGTCAACGGTGGAATATGACTACGAAGAGCAAGTGAGAGACGTTTATCGTCCCTTAGTAGCAACAGCGCAAACTAATGATTTAACGAGTTCTACTACTTACAATCGTGATTCATACAGCTATGAAAATGACTCTTCGCTCTACAACTTAAATGAGCAGAATCACCAAACATTAAAGTTATATGAAGAAAGATTAATAGCAAGTAAAAACCGCGTGAAAACAGGCGAAGTCGCCGTTGGTAAACGAATTGAAACTGAAACCGCAAAAGTAGCAATTCCATTAGAAAAAGAGCGCGTTGTTATCGAACGTGTATCTACTACAGAGAGTGGAACTGTAATTCCTGGAGAACTTGACTTTCAGGAAGGTGAGATTGTACGTATTGAAGTGTACGAGGAAACACCGGAGATCCACAAAGAAGCCTTCGTTCGCGAAGAAATTAGAATTAGAAAAATCGTTGAACAAAATACCGTAGAGGCTGAAGAAATAATCCGTCGGGAAGAACTAGACATTGACACCCAAGGTCAACCTAATATTAACCAAACAAATACAATTCATAATGACACTATCTAA